Proteins encoded by one window of Yersinia massiliensis:
- the trpA gene encoding tryptophan synthase subunit alpha: MERYQQLFKQLAAKNEGAFVPFVQLGDPSPALSLEIIDTLIAAGADALELGIPFSDPLADGPTIQNAALRAFAAGVTPSICFEMLAEIRKKHPTIPIGLLMYANLVFHNGIDNFYQRCADVGVDSVLIADVPFEESAPFRASALHHGIAPIFICPPNADDDLLREIASHGRGYTYLLSRAGVTGAENHGHLPLNHLIDKLREYHAAPALQGFGISEPEQVKTSLAAGAAGAISGSAIVKIIENNVSNPAEMLAQLARFVAEMKAATRR, translated from the coding sequence ATGGAGCGTTATCAACAACTGTTTAAACAGTTAGCCGCCAAGAATGAAGGTGCTTTTGTCCCATTCGTGCAATTAGGCGACCCATCACCAGCGTTGTCTTTAGAGATTATTGATACGCTGATTGCAGCAGGTGCCGATGCCTTAGAGTTGGGTATCCCGTTCTCTGATCCGTTAGCCGATGGACCGACAATCCAAAATGCCGCTCTTCGTGCCTTTGCTGCAGGTGTGACGCCAAGTATTTGTTTTGAGATGTTGGCCGAAATTCGTAAAAAGCACCCCACGATCCCTATTGGCTTGTTGATGTATGCCAATTTAGTCTTCCATAACGGCATTGATAATTTCTATCAACGTTGTGCTGATGTGGGCGTCGATTCTGTGCTGATCGCTGACGTCCCATTCGAAGAATCAGCGCCTTTCCGTGCTTCGGCATTACACCACGGTATTGCGCCGATATTTATCTGCCCACCGAATGCGGATGACGATTTACTGCGTGAGATTGCTTCCCATGGCCGCGGCTATACCTATCTGCTTTCTCGAGCAGGCGTGACTGGGGCTGAGAATCATGGCCATCTCCCGCTGAATCATTTGATTGATAAATTACGGGAATATCATGCTGCACCCGCTCTGCAAGGTTTTGGCATTTCAGAACCAGAGCAAGTCAAAACCAGTTTGGCGGCAGGCGCTGCGGGGGCTATTTCAGGCTCCGCGATTGTAAAAATCATTGAAAATAATGTCTCGAATCCCGCTGAGATGTTGGCGCAGTTGGCTCGTTTTGTGGCTGAGATGAAAGCAGCGACTCGCCGTTAA
- the trpB gene encoding tryptophan synthase subunit beta: MTTLNPYFGEFGGMYVPQILMPALKQLEEAFVSAQMDPEFQAAFQDLLKNYAGRPTALTLCQNLTEGTKTKLYLKREDLLHGGAHKTNQVLGQALLAKRMGKTEIIAETGAGQHGVASALACALLGLKCRIYMGAKDIERQSPNVFRMRLMGAEVIPVHSGSSTLKDACNEALRDWSGSYETAHYMLGTAAGPHPYPTIVREFQRMIGEETKAQILAKEGRLPDAVLACIGGGSNAIGMFADFIDEPNVGLIGVEPAGHGIETGQHGAPLKHGKVGIYFGMKSPMMQTSDGQIEESYSISAGLDFPSVGPQHAYLNSIGRADYVSVTDDEALEAFKALSCKEGIIPALESSHALAHALKMIKASPEKEQILVVNLSGRGDKDIFTVHDILKARGEI; encoded by the coding sequence ATGACCACACTAAATCCTTATTTTGGCGAGTTCGGTGGCATGTATGTGCCACAGATACTGATGCCAGCGTTGAAGCAACTGGAAGAAGCATTTGTCAGTGCGCAAATGGACCCTGAGTTTCAGGCCGCGTTCCAAGACTTACTGAAGAACTATGCTGGTCGCCCTACGGCACTGACTTTGTGTCAGAACTTGACTGAAGGCACAAAAACCAAGCTATATCTGAAACGCGAAGATTTGCTGCACGGCGGCGCGCATAAAACCAATCAGGTTTTGGGGCAAGCATTATTAGCAAAACGCATGGGTAAAACTGAGATCATTGCGGAAACAGGTGCTGGTCAACATGGCGTGGCATCCGCATTGGCTTGCGCCCTGCTGGGTTTGAAGTGCCGCATCTATATGGGGGCAAAAGACATTGAGCGCCAATCACCAAACGTCTTCCGTATGCGCCTAATGGGTGCAGAAGTGATCCCTGTTCACAGCGGCTCCTCAACGTTGAAAGATGCTTGTAATGAAGCATTACGTGACTGGTCTGGTAGCTACGAAACTGCGCACTATATGCTGGGGACCGCTGCTGGCCCGCACCCTTACCCGACCATTGTGCGTGAATTCCAACGTATGATTGGCGAAGAAACCAAAGCGCAGATCCTCGCGAAAGAAGGCCGTCTGCCCGATGCTGTATTAGCCTGTATTGGTGGCGGCTCAAACGCCATTGGTATGTTCGCTGATTTTATCGATGAACCCAATGTAGGGCTGATTGGTGTTGAGCCGGCAGGACATGGTATCGAAACAGGTCAACATGGTGCACCGCTTAAACACGGTAAGGTCGGTATCTACTTCGGCATGAAATCGCCAATGATGCAAACCAGTGATGGCCAAATTGAAGAGTCTTACTCCATCTCTGCGGGGCTAGACTTCCCCTCTGTTGGGCCACAACATGCCTATCTGAACAGCATCGGCCGTGCAGATTATGTGTCGGTGACCGATGACGAAGCACTGGAGGCATTTAAAGCGCTGTCTTGCAAAGAAGGGATTATCCCTGCGTTGGAATCCTCCCATGCGCTGGCTCATGCCTTGAAAATGATTAAAGCATCACCGGAGAAAGAACAGATTCTGGTCGTGAATCTGTCTGGGCGAGGCGATAAAGATATTTTCACCGTTCACGATATTTTGAAAGCTCGGGGAGAGATTTAA
- the trpCF gene encoding bifunctional indole-3-glycerol-phosphate synthase TrpC/phosphoribosylanthranilate isomerase TrpF, whose translation MQETVLHKIVRDKEIWVAARKLQQPLASFQNDITLSQRDFYQALQGDKTVFILECKKASPSKGVIRDNFNPAEIAAVYKNYASAISVLTDEKYFQGSFDFLPQVSAVVTQPVLCKDFIIDAYQIQLARFYQADAILLMLSVLDDESYRQLAAVAHSLNMGVLTEASNAEELDRAIALGAKVVGINNRDLRDLSIDLNRTRELAPRLPAGVTVISESGINHYRQVRELGHIANGFLIGSALMSEPDLNAAVRRVLLGENKVCGLTRAQDAATAYHAGAVYGGLIFVDSSPRHVDIAQARAVISGAPLKYVGVFRDAQSDTIQNIAERLSLAAVQLHGHEDQTYINQLRDVLPASCQIWKALSVSDTLPARHLQHVERYVLDNGKGGTGQTFDWSLLAGESLDNVLLAGGLNADNSGRAAQLGCAGLDFNSGVESAPGVKDPQLIADVFKTLRDY comes from the coding sequence ATGCAGGAAACCGTACTTCACAAAATAGTGCGCGATAAGGAAATCTGGGTTGCCGCGCGGAAATTACAACAACCATTGGCCAGTTTTCAAAACGACATTACCCTGAGTCAACGCGATTTTTATCAAGCGCTACAAGGTGATAAAACAGTTTTCATTCTGGAATGCAAGAAAGCGTCCCCTTCTAAGGGCGTGATTCGAGATAACTTTAATCCTGCTGAGATTGCCGCGGTTTATAAGAATTATGCTTCGGCAATTTCAGTATTAACTGACGAGAAATATTTCCAGGGCAGTTTTGATTTCTTGCCGCAAGTCAGTGCTGTCGTCACTCAGCCTGTTTTGTGTAAAGACTTTATTATCGATGCTTACCAGATTCAGTTAGCGCGTTTTTATCAGGCCGACGCTATTTTGCTGATGCTTTCTGTGCTTGATGACGAAAGCTATCGCCAGTTGGCCGCCGTGGCTCATAGCCTCAATATGGGCGTGTTAACTGAAGCCAGTAACGCCGAAGAATTGGATCGCGCCATTGCCTTAGGTGCGAAAGTCGTCGGGATCAATAATCGTGATTTGCGTGACCTGTCTATCGACTTGAATCGCACCCGTGAACTGGCTCCTCGCCTCCCTGCTGGCGTGACCGTTATCAGCGAGTCGGGCATTAATCATTACCGCCAAGTCCGCGAATTAGGCCACATCGCGAATGGTTTCCTGATTGGCAGTGCATTGATGTCTGAACCTGACCTTAATGCCGCCGTGCGTCGTGTTTTGTTAGGTGAAAATAAGGTCTGTGGCCTGACCCGAGCGCAAGACGCTGCTACCGCCTATCACGCTGGTGCGGTGTATGGTGGGTTGATTTTTGTTGATAGCTCACCTCGTCATGTCGACATCGCCCAAGCCCGCGCGGTGATCAGTGGCGCGCCACTGAAGTACGTTGGGGTCTTCCGAGATGCTCAATCGGATACGATTCAAAATATCGCCGAGCGCTTGTCACTGGCGGCAGTACAATTACATGGGCATGAAGATCAAACCTATATCAACCAACTGCGTGATGTTTTACCCGCGAGTTGCCAAATTTGGAAGGCGTTGAGTGTCAGTGACACCCTGCCAGCGCGTCACTTACAACATGTTGAGCGTTATGTATTGGACAATGGCAAAGGCGGCACCGGCCAAACTTTTGACTGGTCATTATTGGCCGGCGAGTCGCTGGACAACGTCCTGCTGGCCGGTGGATTAAATGCCGACAACAGTGGCCGTGCTGCACAGTTAGGCTGCGCCGGTTTGGACTTTAATTCCGGCGTCGAAAGCGCGCCCGGCGTCAAAGATCCCCAACTGATTGCCGACGTATTCAAAACATTGCGCGACTATTAA
- a CDS encoding anthranilate synthase component 1 codes for MQTSRPTLQLLTTTACYRDDPTALFHQLCGARPATLLLESAEVTSKQNLKSLLIIDSALRITALAQTVTIEALTRNGASLLPLLDAALPPQVEIQVRPNGRELTFPVVNEVQDEDSRLQSLSVFDALRLLLQLVNTPATEREAMFIGGLFAYDLVAGFENLPPLRHDQRCPDFCFYLAETLLVLDHQHRSTQLQSSLFTPDASEHQRLSARLEQLSHQLQQAAQPIPATSVPEMKLQCNQSDEEYGAVVSELQQAIREGEIFQVVPSRRFSLPCPSPLAAYQTLKDHNPSPYMFFMQDNEFSLFGASPESALKYDATNRQIEIYPIAGTRPRGRRANGELDRDLDSRIELEMRTDHKELAEHLMLVDLARNDLARICEPGSRYVADLTKVDRYSFVMHLVSRVVGTLRHDLDVLHAYQACMNMGTLSGAPKVRAMQLIAEREGSRRGSYGGAVGYFTAQGDLDTCIVIRSAYVEDGIATVQAGAGVVLDSIPQAEADETRNKARAVLRAIATAHHAKEIF; via the coding sequence ATGCAGACTTCGCGCCCTACCTTACAGTTATTAACGACCACGGCGTGTTACCGCGATGACCCTACCGCGTTATTCCACCAATTGTGTGGCGCTCGCCCAGCAACTTTGCTGCTTGAATCCGCTGAGGTCACGAGCAAACAAAATCTGAAAAGCCTGCTGATTATTGACAGCGCACTGCGAATTACTGCTTTGGCACAAACAGTCACTATTGAAGCACTGACACGCAATGGCGCATCGCTATTGCCTCTGCTAGATGCTGCGTTACCCCCTCAAGTTGAGATTCAGGTGCGCCCGAATGGCCGTGAACTCACCTTCCCCGTCGTGAATGAAGTTCAGGACGAAGACTCACGTTTACAGTCATTATCTGTATTTGATGCATTGCGCTTGTTGTTGCAGTTAGTGAATACGCCTGCGACAGAGAGAGAAGCGATGTTTATCGGTGGTTTATTCGCTTACGATTTGGTCGCTGGCTTTGAAAATTTACCCCCGTTACGCCATGACCAGCGTTGCCCTGATTTCTGTTTCTATCTTGCAGAAACGTTACTCGTTTTGGACCATCAACATCGCTCAACACAGTTACAGTCAAGCCTGTTCACGCCAGATGCCAGCGAACACCAGCGTTTAAGTGCCCGCTTAGAGCAACTTAGCCACCAGCTACAGCAGGCTGCCCAACCGATCCCCGCCACATCAGTGCCAGAAATGAAGTTACAGTGTAACCAGTCAGATGAAGAATATGGTGCGGTAGTCAGTGAATTGCAGCAAGCCATTCGCGAAGGTGAGATTTTCCAAGTGGTTCCTTCTCGCCGCTTCTCTCTGCCTTGTCCATCACCACTGGCCGCTTACCAAACCCTAAAAGATCATAATCCCAGCCCGTATATGTTCTTTATGCAAGACAATGAATTCTCTTTATTTGGCGCGTCACCTGAAAGCGCACTGAAGTACGATGCAACTAATCGCCAGATTGAGATTTACCCTATTGCCGGAACTCGCCCACGTGGACGTCGTGCCAACGGTGAACTAGACCGCGATTTAGATAGCCGCATTGAGCTGGAAATGCGTACTGACCATAAAGAACTGGCCGAACATTTGATGTTAGTGGATTTGGCCCGCAACGACTTGGCCCGCATTTGTGAACCGGGTAGCCGCTATGTGGCCGATTTGACCAAAGTTGACCGCTACTCCTTTGTGATGCATTTGGTATCCCGCGTTGTCGGCACACTACGTCATGACTTAGATGTGCTGCATGCCTATCAGGCTTGCATGAATATGGGCACCTTGAGCGGTGCGCCAAAAGTTCGTGCGATGCAATTGATTGCGGAACGCGAAGGTTCCCGTCGTGGGAGCTACGGTGGCGCGGTAGGCTATTTTACCGCACAGGGTGATTTGGATACCTGCATTGTGATTCGGTCTGCTTATGTTGAAGACGGTATCGCCACGGTTCAAGCCGGTGCAGGCGTGGTTCTTGACTCAATACCGCAGGCAGAGGCCGACGAAACTCGCAACAAAGCACGTGCCGTGTTACGGGCGATTGCGACAGCACACCATGCCAAGGAGATTTTCTAA
- the trpL gene encoding trp operon leader peptide → MKTNLISLLRWWHISLSRAV, encoded by the coding sequence ATGAAAACGAATCTGATTTCTTTACTGCGTTGGTGGCACATATCCCTCTCACGGGCGGTGTAA
- the rnm gene encoding RNase RNM, with protein MVNKTLLINKPVLTDNATLPDTVSTAFTLYDLHSHTTASDGSLTPAALVLRAAQMRVGVLAITDHDTTAGVAEAAATIEQEKLALRLISGVEISTLWENHEIHIVGLGIDEHHPSICKLLREQSDHRYTRAQEISARLAKSRIPDAWEGANRLAQGGQVTRGHFARYLVELGLASNVGQVFKKYLAKGKTGYVPAQWCTIEQAIDAITQSGGQAVLAHPGRYDLTAKWLKRLLAHFSAQGGHAMEVAQCQQAPHERAQLAQYARDYNLLASQGSDFHQPCSWIELGRKLWLPAGVEPVWRDWPTEPANTDRTLNDEVES; from the coding sequence TTGGTTAATAAGACCCTTTTGATAAATAAACCTGTTTTAACGGATAACGCCACCTTGCCTGATACGGTATCAACGGCTTTCACACTCTATGATCTGCACAGCCATACTACTGCGTCAGACGGCTCACTCACGCCAGCGGCACTGGTGTTAAGGGCGGCGCAAATGCGTGTCGGTGTATTGGCGATAACGGATCACGATACCACTGCGGGGGTGGCTGAAGCAGCTGCCACCATTGAGCAGGAGAAATTAGCATTACGGCTTATCTCTGGCGTAGAAATTTCCACTCTGTGGGAAAACCACGAGATCCATATTGTGGGGCTGGGCATTGATGAGCATCACCCTAGCATTTGCAAATTATTACGTGAACAGTCTGATCACCGCTATACACGGGCGCAGGAGATCAGCGCTCGCTTAGCAAAATCGCGTATTCCTGATGCTTGGGAAGGCGCAAATCGACTGGCGCAGGGGGGGCAGGTTACCCGTGGGCATTTTGCTCGCTATTTGGTGGAATTGGGGCTGGCGAGTAATGTCGGGCAGGTTTTTAAAAAGTATTTGGCAAAAGGCAAGACCGGTTATGTCCCCGCGCAATGGTGTACAATAGAACAAGCTATTGATGCTATTACGCAATCTGGTGGGCAAGCCGTGTTGGCGCATCCTGGCCGTTATGACTTAACGGCAAAATGGTTGAAACGTTTATTAGCGCATTTTTCAGCACAGGGTGGTCACGCCATGGAAGTTGCCCAGTGCCAGCAAGCGCCTCATGAAAGAGCGCAACTCGCACAGTATGCACGCGACTATAATTTACTTGCATCCCAAGGGTCTGATTTCCATCAACCTTGCTCTTGGATTGAGTTGGGCCGCAAATTATGGCTGCCCGCAGGGGTGGAACCGGTGTGGCGTGATTGGCCTACAGAGCCAGCCAATACCGATCGTACGTTGAATGATGAGGTAGAGTCATGA
- a CDS encoding L-threonylcarbamoyladenylate synthase: MSQFFYIHPENPQPRLINQSVDVLRKGGVIVYPTDSGYALGCRLEDKTAMERICRIRQLDGNHNFTLMCRDLSELSTYAYVDNSAFRLIKNNTPGNYTFILKATKEVPRRLMNDKRKTIGLRVPSNPIALALLDVLGEPLMSTTLMLPGNDFAESDPEEIKDNLGKQVDLIIHGGSLGQQPTTVIDLTDSSPEVIREGAGDATPFR, translated from the coding sequence ATGAGTCAGTTTTTTTATATTCACCCAGAAAACCCACAGCCACGGCTGATCAACCAAAGTGTTGATGTCTTGCGCAAAGGCGGTGTGATTGTTTACCCGACAGATTCTGGTTATGCCCTTGGTTGCCGATTAGAAGATAAAACGGCAATGGAACGCATATGTCGTATTCGTCAGTTAGATGGTAATCATAATTTCACATTAATGTGCCGCGATCTTTCTGAGTTATCCACCTATGCGTATGTCGATAACTCGGCATTTCGCTTGATCAAAAATAACACACCAGGCAATTACACCTTTATTTTAAAGGCAACCAAAGAAGTGCCTCGGCGATTGATGAATGATAAGCGTAAAACCATTGGATTACGCGTACCATCCAACCCAATAGCACTGGCTTTGCTGGACGTGTTGGGTGAGCCATTGATGTCGACAACATTGATGTTGCCCGGTAATGATTTCGCTGAATCTGATCCTGAAGAGATTAAAGACAATCTAGGCAAACAGGTGGATTTAATCATTCATGGTGGGTCATTAGGCCAACAACCTACCACCGTGATTGACCTGACTGATTCATCCCCAGAAGTTATCCGTGAAGGCGCAGGGGACGCTACTCCATTCCGCTAA